Proteins encoded by one window of Canis lupus dingo isolate Sandy chromosome 10, ASM325472v2, whole genome shotgun sequence:
- the PAN2 gene encoding PAN2-PAN3 deadenylation complex catalytic subunit PAN2 isoform X5 has product MPLHFLAQPWSVTHPFRSMAVMTFDRSRAWKMVSFFSPRTTSSIWPVGASLYLITCKWLLSSGLGKRVPPRMGRLKNWKLLRTRSLSLSSPHRLDESEDMHSVLLTDSSTLLVGGLQNHILEIDLNTVQETQKYAVETPGVTIMRQTNRFFFCGHTSGKVSLRDLRTFKVEHEFDAFSGSLSDFDVHGNLLAACGFSSRLTGLACDRFLKVYDLRMMRAITPLQVHVDPAFLRFIPTYTSRLAIISQSGQCQFCEPTGLANPADIFHVNPVGPLLMTFDVSASKQALAFGDSEGCVHLWTDSPEPSFNPYSRETEFALPCLVDSLPPLDWSQDLLPLSLIPVPLTTDALLSDWPAANSAPAPRRAPPVDAEILRTMKKVGFIGYAPNPRTRLRNQIPYRLKESDSEFDSFSQVTESPIGREEEPHLHMISKKYRKVTIKYSKLGLEDFDFKHYNKTLFAGLEPHIPNAYCNCMIQVLYFLEPVRCLIQNHLCQKEFCLACELGFLFHMLDLSRGDPCQGSNFLRAFRTIPEASALGLILADSDEASGKGSLARLIQRWNRFILTQLHQDMQELEVPQAYRGAGGSSFCSSGDSVIGQLFSCEMENCSLCRCGSETVRASSTLLFTLSYPEGSTSDKTGKSCDFAQVLKRSICLEQNTQAWCDNCEKYQPTIQTRNIRHLPDILVINCEVNSLKEADFWRVQAEVAFKMAIKKHGGEISKNKEFTLADWKELGSPEGMLMCSSVEELKNVWLPFSIRMKMTKNKGLDVCNWTDGDEIQWGPARAEEEHGVYVYDLMATVVHILDSRTGGSLVAHIKVGETYHQRKEGVTHQQWYLFNDFLIEPIDKHEAVQFDMSWKVPAILYYVKRNLNSKYNLNIKNPIEASVLLAEASLARKQRKTHTTFIPLMLNEMPQVGDLVGLDAEFVTLNEEEAELRSDGTKSTIKPSQMSVARITCVRGQGPNEGIPFIDDYISTQEQVVDYLTQYSGIKPGDLDAKISSKHLTTLKSTYLKLRFLIDIGVKFVGHGLQKDFRVINLMVPKDQVLDTVYLFHMPRKRMISLRFLAWYFLDLKIQGETHDSIEDARTALQLYRKYLELSKNGTEPESFHKVLKGLYEKGRKMDWKVPEPEGQTSPKNAAVFSSVLAL; this is encoded by the exons ATGCCACTTCATTTTTTGGCCCAGCCTTGGAGCGTTACTCATCCTTTCAGGTCAATGGCAGTGATGACATTCGACAGATCCAGAGCCTGGAAAATGGTATCCTTTTTCTCACCAAGAACAACCTCAAGTATATGGCCCGTGGGGGCCTCATTATATTTGATTACCTGTAAGTGGCTTCTCAGCTCTGGCCTGGGAAAGAGGGTCCCTCCTAGAATGGGAAGGCTAAAGAATTGGAAGCTTTTGAGAACCAGGTCCCTTAGCCTTTCCTCCCCCCACAGGCTAGATGAGAGTGAGGATATGCACAGTGTCCTGCTGACGGATAGCAGCACTCTGCTTGTTGGCGGGCTGCAGAACCACATACTGGAGATTGACCTTAACACTGTCCAGGAGACTCAGAAG TACGCAGTCGAGACGCCCGGAGTCACCATTATGAGACAGACAAATCGCTTCTTCTTCTGTGGCCACACATCTGGCAAG GTTTCCCTGCGAGACCTTCGCACTTTTAAGGTGGAGCATGAGTTCGACGCTTTCTCAGGGAGTCTGTCAGATTTTGATGTGCATGGCAACCTGCTGGCCGCCTGTGGCTTCTCTAGTCGCCTCACTGGCCTGGCCTGTGACCGTTTCCTGAAGGTGTATGATCTGCGTATGATGCGTGCCATCACACCACTTCAAGTACACGTGGATCCTGCCTTTTTGCGCTTCATCCCTACCTACACGTCCCGACTTGCTATCATCTCCCAGTCAG gGCAGTGCCAGTTTTGTGAGCCCACAGGCCTGGCCAACCCAGCAGACATCTTTCATGTGAATCCTGTGGGGCCTCTACTAATGACATTTGACGTATCGGCCAGCAAGCAGGCCCTAGCCTTTGGGGATTCTGAGGGCTGTGTGCACCTCTGGACTGATTCCCCTGAGCCTTCCTTCAACCCTTACTCCCGTGAGACCGAGTTTGCTCTACCCTGTCTCGTGGACTCACTGCCTCCTCTGGACTGGAGTCAGGACCTGCTGCCTCTTTCCCTCATCCCTGTCCCGCTCACTACCGACGCGCTTCTCTCGGATTGGCCTGCCGCCAACTCAGCGCCAGCCCCCAG GCGAGCGCCACCTGTGGATGCAGAGATTCTCCGCACCATGAAGAAAGTGGGCTTCATTGGCTATGCGCCCAACCCCCGCACCAGGCTGCGCAATCAG ATCCCTTACCGACTCAAGGAATCAGACAGTGAATTTGACAGCTTCAGCCAGGTCACTGAGTCACCGATAGGGCGGGAAGAGGAGCCACATCTCCACATGATCTCTAAGAAATACCGCAAG GTAACCATCAAATACTCCAAGCTAGGGCTGGAGGACTTTGACTTCAAACACTACAATAAGACCCTGTTTGCTGGATTAGAGCCCCACATCCCCAATGCCTACTGTAACTGCATGATCCAG GTGCTCTACTTCCTGGAGCCTGTCCGCTGTCTAATCCAGAACCATCTTTGCCAGAAGGAGTTCTGCCTGGCATGTGAGCTGGGCTTCCTCTTCCACATGTTGGATCTCTCTCGAGGTGACCCTTGTCAG GGCAGTAATTTTCTTCGGGCATTCCGCACCATCCCTGAGGCATCGGCGCTTGGTCTGATCCTGGCTGACTCAGATGAGGCGTCAGGCAAAGGCAGTCTGGCCAGGCTTATTCAGAGGTGGAATCGCTTCATTCTTACTCAGCTGCATCAGGATATGCAGGAGCTCGAAGTACCCCAGGCTTATCGAGGTGCCGGAGGCAG CAGCTTTTGCTCATCGGGGGACTCTGTCATCGGGCAGCTGTTCAGCTGTGAGATGGAGAACTGCAGCCTCTGCCGCTGTGGCAGTGAGACCGTGCGAGCCTCATCCACCCTGCTCTTCACGCTCTCCTACCCCGAGGGTAGCACCAGCG ATAAAACCGGGAAGAGTTGTGACTTTGCTCAGGTGCTGAAGCGAAGCATCTGCCTGGAGCAGAATACACAGGCTTGGTGTGACAACTGTGAGAAGTACCAGCCCACG attcaGACCCGCAACATCCGCCATCTGCCAGATATTCTTGTCATCAACTGTGAGGTGAACAGCTTGAAAGAAGCTGATTTCTGGAGAGTGCAGGCTGAG GTTGCCTTTAAGATGGCCATAAAGAAGCATGGTGGGGAAATCTCCAAAAACAAAGAGTTTACTTTGGCTGATTG GAAAGAACTAGGGAGTCCAGAGGGTATGCTGATGTGTTCCTCCGTTGAGGAATTGAAGAACGTCTGGCTTCCTTTCTCCATTCGCATGAAGATGACCAAGAACAAAGGGCTGGATGTTTGCAATTGGACTGATGGCGATGAGATACAG TGGGGCCCAgccagggcagaggaggagcatgGTGTCTATGTGTATGACCTGATGGCTACTGTGGTACACATCCTGGACTCACGCacagggggcagcctggtggctcacaTCAAAGTTGGAGAGACCTACCACCAGCGTAAGGAG GGTGTTACCCACCAGCAGTGGTATCTCTTCAATGACTTTCTTATTGAACCTATTGATAAG caTGAAGCTGTGCAGTTTGACATGAGTTGGAAAGTGCCTGCTATCCTTTATTACGTCAAAAGGAATCTTAATTCCAAATACAACCTGAACA TCAAGAACCCTATTGAAGCCAGTGTCCTGCTGGCTGAAGCCTCACTAGCACGGAAGCAACGGAAAACACACACTACTTTTATTCCACTGATGCTGAATGAGATGCCACAGGTTGGGGACCTGGTGGGCCTGGATGCTGAGTTTGTCACCCTTAATGAG GAGGAAGCAGAGTTACGCAGTGATGGCACCAAGTCTACCATCAAACCAAGCCAGATGTCAGTAGCGAGGATTACCTGTGTTCGAGGCCAAGGACCCAATGAGGGTATCCCCTTCATTGATGACTACATTTCTACCCAGGAACAG GTGGTGGATTACTTGACTCAGTACTCGGGGATAAAGCCAGGAGACCTAGATGCCAAGATTTCCTCTAAGCACCTGACAACTCTCAAGTCTACCTACTTAAAGCTTCGTTTTCTTATAGACATTGGAGTCAAGTTTGTGGGTCACGGTCTACAGAAGGACTTCCGGGTCATCAACCTCATG GTGCCCAAGGACCAAGTCCTTGACACTGTCTATCTCTTTCATATGCCCCGAAAACGAATGATTTCCCTGAGATTCCTTGCTTGGTACTTTTTAG ACTTGAAGATTCAAGGGGAAACCCATGACAGTATTGAGGATGCCCGCACAGCCCTTCAGCTCTACCGAAAATATCTGGAGCTAAGCAAAAATGGCACTGAGCCTGAGTCCTTCCACAAAGTGCTCAAGGGTCTTTATGAGAAGGGCCGGAAGATGGACTGGAAAGTGCCTGAACCTGAGGGCCAGACAAGTCCCAAGA ATGCAGCTGTCTTCTCTTCAGTGTTGGCGCTTTGA
- the PAN2 gene encoding PAN2-PAN3 deadenylation complex catalytic subunit PAN2 isoform X4 — MNFEGLDPGLAEYAPAMHSALDPVLDAHLNSSLLQNVELDPDGVALEALPVPESVHIMEGVYSELHSVVAEVGVPVSVSHFDLHEEMLWVGSHGGHATSFFGPALERYSSFQVNGSDDIRQIQSLENGILFLTKNNLKYMARGGLIIFDYLLDESEDMHSVLLTDSSTLLVGGLQNHILEIDLNTVQETQKYAVETPGVTIMRQTNRFFFCGHTSGKVSLRDLRTFKVEHEFDAFSGSLSDFDVHGNLLAACGFSSRLTGLACDRFLKVYDLRMMRAITPLQVHVDPAFLRFIPTYTSRLAIISQSGQCQFCEPTGLANPADIFHVNPVGPLLMTFDVSASKQALAFGDSEGCVHLWTDSPEPSFNPYSRETEFALPCLVDSLPPLDWSQDLLPLSLIPVPLTTDALLSDWPAANSAPAPRRAPPVDAEILRTMKKVGFIGYAPNPRTRLRNQIPYRLKESDSEFDSFSQVTESPIGREEEPHLHMISKKYRKVTIKYSKLGLEDFDFKHYNKTLFAGLEPHIPNAYCNCMIQVLYFLEPVRCLIQNHLCQKEFCLACELGFLFHMLDLSRGDPCQGSNFLRAFRTIPEASALGLILADSDEASGKGSLARLIQRWNRFILTQLHQDMQELEVPQAYRGAGGSFCSSGDSVIGQLFSCEMENCSLCRCGSETVRASSTLLFTLSYPEDKTGKSCDFAQVLKRSICLEQNTQAWCDNCEKYQPTIQTRNIRHLPDILVINCEVNSLKEADFWRVQAEVAFKMAIKKHGGEISKNKEFTLADWKELGSPEGMLMCSSVEELKNVWLPFSIRMKMTKNKGLDVCNWTDGDEIQWGPARAEEEHGVYVYDLMATVVHILDSRTGGSLVAHIKVGETYHQRKEGVTHQQWYLFNDFLIEPIDKHEAVQFDMSWKVPAILYYVKRNLNSKYNLNIKNPIEASVLLAEASLARKQRKTHTTFIPLMLNEMPQVGDLVGLDAEFVTLNEEEAELRSDGTKSTIKPSQMSVARITCVRGQGPNEGIPFIDDYISTQEQVVDYLTQYSGIKPGDLDAKISSKHLTTLKSTYLKLRFLIDIGVKFVGHGLQKDFRVINLMVPKDQVLDTVYLFHMPRKRMISLRFLAWYFLDLKIQGETHDSIEDARTALQLYRKYLELSKNGTEPESFHKVLKGLYEKGRKMDWKVPEPEGQTSPKNAAVFSSVLAL; from the exons ATGAACTTCGAGGGCCTGGACCCTGGACTGGCGGAGTATGCCCCCGCCATGCATTCTGCCCTGGACCCTGTCCTGGATGCCCACCTGAATTCAAGTCTGCTACAGAATGTGGAGCTGGATCCGGACGGGGTGGCCTTGGAGGCTCTTCCTGTCCCGGAGTCAGTACACATAATGGAAGGTGTCTACTCTGAATTGCACAGTGTGGTGGCCGAAGTGGGTGTGCCTGTCTCCGTCTCCCACTTTGACTTGCACGAGGAGATGCTGTGGGTGGGAAGCCACGGG GGCCATGCCACTTCATTTTTTGGCCCAGCCTTGGAGCGTTACTCATCCTTTCAGGTCAATGGCAGTGATGACATTCGACAGATCCAGAGCCTGGAAAATGGTATCCTTTTTCTCACCAAGAACAACCTCAAGTATATGGCCCGTGGGGGCCTCATTATATTTGATTACCT GCTAGATGAGAGTGAGGATATGCACAGTGTCCTGCTGACGGATAGCAGCACTCTGCTTGTTGGCGGGCTGCAGAACCACATACTGGAGATTGACCTTAACACTGTCCAGGAGACTCAGAAG TACGCAGTCGAGACGCCCGGAGTCACCATTATGAGACAGACAAATCGCTTCTTCTTCTGTGGCCACACATCTGGCAAG GTTTCCCTGCGAGACCTTCGCACTTTTAAGGTGGAGCATGAGTTCGACGCTTTCTCAGGGAGTCTGTCAGATTTTGATGTGCATGGCAACCTGCTGGCCGCCTGTGGCTTCTCTAGTCGCCTCACTGGCCTGGCCTGTGACCGTTTCCTGAAGGTGTATGATCTGCGTATGATGCGTGCCATCACACCACTTCAAGTACACGTGGATCCTGCCTTTTTGCGCTTCATCCCTACCTACACGTCCCGACTTGCTATCATCTCCCAGTCAG gGCAGTGCCAGTTTTGTGAGCCCACAGGCCTGGCCAACCCAGCAGACATCTTTCATGTGAATCCTGTGGGGCCTCTACTAATGACATTTGACGTATCGGCCAGCAAGCAGGCCCTAGCCTTTGGGGATTCTGAGGGCTGTGTGCACCTCTGGACTGATTCCCCTGAGCCTTCCTTCAACCCTTACTCCCGTGAGACCGAGTTTGCTCTACCCTGTCTCGTGGACTCACTGCCTCCTCTGGACTGGAGTCAGGACCTGCTGCCTCTTTCCCTCATCCCTGTCCCGCTCACTACCGACGCGCTTCTCTCGGATTGGCCTGCCGCCAACTCAGCGCCAGCCCCCAG GCGAGCGCCACCTGTGGATGCAGAGATTCTCCGCACCATGAAGAAAGTGGGCTTCATTGGCTATGCGCCCAACCCCCGCACCAGGCTGCGCAATCAG ATCCCTTACCGACTCAAGGAATCAGACAGTGAATTTGACAGCTTCAGCCAGGTCACTGAGTCACCGATAGGGCGGGAAGAGGAGCCACATCTCCACATGATCTCTAAGAAATACCGCAAG GTAACCATCAAATACTCCAAGCTAGGGCTGGAGGACTTTGACTTCAAACACTACAATAAGACCCTGTTTGCTGGATTAGAGCCCCACATCCCCAATGCCTACTGTAACTGCATGATCCAG GTGCTCTACTTCCTGGAGCCTGTCCGCTGTCTAATCCAGAACCATCTTTGCCAGAAGGAGTTCTGCCTGGCATGTGAGCTGGGCTTCCTCTTCCACATGTTGGATCTCTCTCGAGGTGACCCTTGTCAG GGCAGTAATTTTCTTCGGGCATTCCGCACCATCCCTGAGGCATCGGCGCTTGGTCTGATCCTGGCTGACTCAGATGAGGCGTCAGGCAAAGGCAGTCTGGCCAGGCTTATTCAGAGGTGGAATCGCTTCATTCTTACTCAGCTGCATCAGGATATGCAGGAGCTCGAAGTACCCCAGGCTTATCGAGGTGCCGGAGGCAG CTTTTGCTCATCGGGGGACTCTGTCATCGGGCAGCTGTTCAGCTGTGAGATGGAGAACTGCAGCCTCTGCCGCTGTGGCAGTGAGACCGTGCGAGCCTCATCCACCCTGCTCTTCACGCTCTCCTACCCCGAGG ATAAAACCGGGAAGAGTTGTGACTTTGCTCAGGTGCTGAAGCGAAGCATCTGCCTGGAGCAGAATACACAGGCTTGGTGTGACAACTGTGAGAAGTACCAGCCCACG attcaGACCCGCAACATCCGCCATCTGCCAGATATTCTTGTCATCAACTGTGAGGTGAACAGCTTGAAAGAAGCTGATTTCTGGAGAGTGCAGGCTGAG GTTGCCTTTAAGATGGCCATAAAGAAGCATGGTGGGGAAATCTCCAAAAACAAAGAGTTTACTTTGGCTGATTG GAAAGAACTAGGGAGTCCAGAGGGTATGCTGATGTGTTCCTCCGTTGAGGAATTGAAGAACGTCTGGCTTCCTTTCTCCATTCGCATGAAGATGACCAAGAACAAAGGGCTGGATGTTTGCAATTGGACTGATGGCGATGAGATACAG TGGGGCCCAgccagggcagaggaggagcatgGTGTCTATGTGTATGACCTGATGGCTACTGTGGTACACATCCTGGACTCACGCacagggggcagcctggtggctcacaTCAAAGTTGGAGAGACCTACCACCAGCGTAAGGAG GGTGTTACCCACCAGCAGTGGTATCTCTTCAATGACTTTCTTATTGAACCTATTGATAAG caTGAAGCTGTGCAGTTTGACATGAGTTGGAAAGTGCCTGCTATCCTTTATTACGTCAAAAGGAATCTTAATTCCAAATACAACCTGAACA TCAAGAACCCTATTGAAGCCAGTGTCCTGCTGGCTGAAGCCTCACTAGCACGGAAGCAACGGAAAACACACACTACTTTTATTCCACTGATGCTGAATGAGATGCCACAGGTTGGGGACCTGGTGGGCCTGGATGCTGAGTTTGTCACCCTTAATGAG GAGGAAGCAGAGTTACGCAGTGATGGCACCAAGTCTACCATCAAACCAAGCCAGATGTCAGTAGCGAGGATTACCTGTGTTCGAGGCCAAGGACCCAATGAGGGTATCCCCTTCATTGATGACTACATTTCTACCCAGGAACAG GTGGTGGATTACTTGACTCAGTACTCGGGGATAAAGCCAGGAGACCTAGATGCCAAGATTTCCTCTAAGCACCTGACAACTCTCAAGTCTACCTACTTAAAGCTTCGTTTTCTTATAGACATTGGAGTCAAGTTTGTGGGTCACGGTCTACAGAAGGACTTCCGGGTCATCAACCTCATG GTGCCCAAGGACCAAGTCCTTGACACTGTCTATCTCTTTCATATGCCCCGAAAACGAATGATTTCCCTGAGATTCCTTGCTTGGTACTTTTTAG ACTTGAAGATTCAAGGGGAAACCCATGACAGTATTGAGGATGCCCGCACAGCCCTTCAGCTCTACCGAAAATATCTGGAGCTAAGCAAAAATGGCACTGAGCCTGAGTCCTTCCACAAAGTGCTCAAGGGTCTTTATGAGAAGGGCCGGAAGATGGACTGGAAAGTGCCTGAACCTGAGGGCCAGACAAGTCCCAAGA ATGCAGCTGTCTTCTCTTCAGTGTTGGCGCTTTGA
- the PAN2 gene encoding PAN2-PAN3 deadenylation complex catalytic subunit PAN2 isoform X1: MNFEGLDPGLAEYAPAMHSALDPVLDAHLNSSLLQNVELDPDGVALEALPVPESVHIMEGVYSELHSVVAEVGVPVSVSHFDLHEEMLWVGSHGGHATSFFGPALERYSSFQVNGSDDIRQIQSLENGILFLTKNNLKYMARGGLIIFDYLLDESEDMHSVLLTDSSTLLVGGLQNHILEIDLNTVQETQKYAVETPGVTIMRQTNRFFFCGHTSGKVSLRDLRTFKVEHEFDAFSGSLSDFDVHGNLLAACGFSSRLTGLACDRFLKVYDLRMMRAITPLQVHVDPAFLRFIPTYTSRLAIISQSGQCQFCEPTGLANPADIFHVNPVGPLLMTFDVSASKQALAFGDSEGCVHLWTDSPEPSFNPYSRETEFALPCLVDSLPPLDWSQDLLPLSLIPVPLTTDALLSDWPAANSAPAPRRAPPVDAEILRTMKKVGFIGYAPNPRTRLRNQIPYRLKESDSEFDSFSQVTESPIGREEEPHLHMISKKYRKVTIKYSKLGLEDFDFKHYNKTLFAGLEPHIPNAYCNCMIQVLYFLEPVRCLIQNHLCQKEFCLACELGFLFHMLDLSRGDPCQGSNFLRAFRTIPEASALGLILADSDEASGKGSLARLIQRWNRFILTQLHQDMQELEVPQAYRGAGGSSFCSSGDSVIGQLFSCEMENCSLCRCGSETVRASSTLLFTLSYPEGSTSDKTGKSCDFAQVLKRSICLEQNTQAWCDNCEKYQPTIQTRNIRHLPDILVINCEVNSLKEADFWRVQAEVAFKMAIKKHGGEISKNKEFTLADWKELGSPEGMLMCSSVEELKNVWLPFSIRMKMTKNKGLDVCNWTDGDEIQWGPARAEEEHGVYVYDLMATVVHILDSRTGGSLVAHIKVGETYHQRKEGVTHQQWYLFNDFLIEPIDKHEAVQFDMSWKVPAILYYVKRNLNSKYNLNIKNPIEASVLLAEASLARKQRKTHTTFIPLMLNEMPQVGDLVGLDAEFVTLNEEEAELRSDGTKSTIKPSQMSVARITCVRGQGPNEGIPFIDDYISTQEQVVDYLTQYSGIKPGDLDAKISSKHLTTLKSTYLKLRFLIDIGVKFVGHGLQKDFRVINLMVPKDQVLDTVYLFHMPRKRMISLRFLAWYFLDLKIQGETHDSIEDARTALQLYRKYLELSKNGTEPESFHKVLKGLYEKGRKMDWKVPEPEGQTSPKNAAVFSSVLAL, translated from the exons ATGAACTTCGAGGGCCTGGACCCTGGACTGGCGGAGTATGCCCCCGCCATGCATTCTGCCCTGGACCCTGTCCTGGATGCCCACCTGAATTCAAGTCTGCTACAGAATGTGGAGCTGGATCCGGACGGGGTGGCCTTGGAGGCTCTTCCTGTCCCGGAGTCAGTACACATAATGGAAGGTGTCTACTCTGAATTGCACAGTGTGGTGGCCGAAGTGGGTGTGCCTGTCTCCGTCTCCCACTTTGACTTGCACGAGGAGATGCTGTGGGTGGGAAGCCACGGG GGCCATGCCACTTCATTTTTTGGCCCAGCCTTGGAGCGTTACTCATCCTTTCAGGTCAATGGCAGTGATGACATTCGACAGATCCAGAGCCTGGAAAATGGTATCCTTTTTCTCACCAAGAACAACCTCAAGTATATGGCCCGTGGGGGCCTCATTATATTTGATTACCT GCTAGATGAGAGTGAGGATATGCACAGTGTCCTGCTGACGGATAGCAGCACTCTGCTTGTTGGCGGGCTGCAGAACCACATACTGGAGATTGACCTTAACACTGTCCAGGAGACTCAGAAG TACGCAGTCGAGACGCCCGGAGTCACCATTATGAGACAGACAAATCGCTTCTTCTTCTGTGGCCACACATCTGGCAAG GTTTCCCTGCGAGACCTTCGCACTTTTAAGGTGGAGCATGAGTTCGACGCTTTCTCAGGGAGTCTGTCAGATTTTGATGTGCATGGCAACCTGCTGGCCGCCTGTGGCTTCTCTAGTCGCCTCACTGGCCTGGCCTGTGACCGTTTCCTGAAGGTGTATGATCTGCGTATGATGCGTGCCATCACACCACTTCAAGTACACGTGGATCCTGCCTTTTTGCGCTTCATCCCTACCTACACGTCCCGACTTGCTATCATCTCCCAGTCAG gGCAGTGCCAGTTTTGTGAGCCCACAGGCCTGGCCAACCCAGCAGACATCTTTCATGTGAATCCTGTGGGGCCTCTACTAATGACATTTGACGTATCGGCCAGCAAGCAGGCCCTAGCCTTTGGGGATTCTGAGGGCTGTGTGCACCTCTGGACTGATTCCCCTGAGCCTTCCTTCAACCCTTACTCCCGTGAGACCGAGTTTGCTCTACCCTGTCTCGTGGACTCACTGCCTCCTCTGGACTGGAGTCAGGACCTGCTGCCTCTTTCCCTCATCCCTGTCCCGCTCACTACCGACGCGCTTCTCTCGGATTGGCCTGCCGCCAACTCAGCGCCAGCCCCCAG GCGAGCGCCACCTGTGGATGCAGAGATTCTCCGCACCATGAAGAAAGTGGGCTTCATTGGCTATGCGCCCAACCCCCGCACCAGGCTGCGCAATCAG ATCCCTTACCGACTCAAGGAATCAGACAGTGAATTTGACAGCTTCAGCCAGGTCACTGAGTCACCGATAGGGCGGGAAGAGGAGCCACATCTCCACATGATCTCTAAGAAATACCGCAAG GTAACCATCAAATACTCCAAGCTAGGGCTGGAGGACTTTGACTTCAAACACTACAATAAGACCCTGTTTGCTGGATTAGAGCCCCACATCCCCAATGCCTACTGTAACTGCATGATCCAG GTGCTCTACTTCCTGGAGCCTGTCCGCTGTCTAATCCAGAACCATCTTTGCCAGAAGGAGTTCTGCCTGGCATGTGAGCTGGGCTTCCTCTTCCACATGTTGGATCTCTCTCGAGGTGACCCTTGTCAG GGCAGTAATTTTCTTCGGGCATTCCGCACCATCCCTGAGGCATCGGCGCTTGGTCTGATCCTGGCTGACTCAGATGAGGCGTCAGGCAAAGGCAGTCTGGCCAGGCTTATTCAGAGGTGGAATCGCTTCATTCTTACTCAGCTGCATCAGGATATGCAGGAGCTCGAAGTACCCCAGGCTTATCGAGGTGCCGGAGGCAG CAGCTTTTGCTCATCGGGGGACTCTGTCATCGGGCAGCTGTTCAGCTGTGAGATGGAGAACTGCAGCCTCTGCCGCTGTGGCAGTGAGACCGTGCGAGCCTCATCCACCCTGCTCTTCACGCTCTCCTACCCCGAGGGTAGCACCAGCG ATAAAACCGGGAAGAGTTGTGACTTTGCTCAGGTGCTGAAGCGAAGCATCTGCCTGGAGCAGAATACACAGGCTTGGTGTGACAACTGTGAGAAGTACCAGCCCACG attcaGACCCGCAACATCCGCCATCTGCCAGATATTCTTGTCATCAACTGTGAGGTGAACAGCTTGAAAGAAGCTGATTTCTGGAGAGTGCAGGCTGAG GTTGCCTTTAAGATGGCCATAAAGAAGCATGGTGGGGAAATCTCCAAAAACAAAGAGTTTACTTTGGCTGATTG GAAAGAACTAGGGAGTCCAGAGGGTATGCTGATGTGTTCCTCCGTTGAGGAATTGAAGAACGTCTGGCTTCCTTTCTCCATTCGCATGAAGATGACCAAGAACAAAGGGCTGGATGTTTGCAATTGGACTGATGGCGATGAGATACAG TGGGGCCCAgccagggcagaggaggagcatgGTGTCTATGTGTATGACCTGATGGCTACTGTGGTACACATCCTGGACTCACGCacagggggcagcctggtggctcacaTCAAAGTTGGAGAGACCTACCACCAGCGTAAGGAG GGTGTTACCCACCAGCAGTGGTATCTCTTCAATGACTTTCTTATTGAACCTATTGATAAG caTGAAGCTGTGCAGTTTGACATGAGTTGGAAAGTGCCTGCTATCCTTTATTACGTCAAAAGGAATCTTAATTCCAAATACAACCTGAACA TCAAGAACCCTATTGAAGCCAGTGTCCTGCTGGCTGAAGCCTCACTAGCACGGAAGCAACGGAAAACACACACTACTTTTATTCCACTGATGCTGAATGAGATGCCACAGGTTGGGGACCTGGTGGGCCTGGATGCTGAGTTTGTCACCCTTAATGAG GAGGAAGCAGAGTTACGCAGTGATGGCACCAAGTCTACCATCAAACCAAGCCAGATGTCAGTAGCGAGGATTACCTGTGTTCGAGGCCAAGGACCCAATGAGGGTATCCCCTTCATTGATGACTACATTTCTACCCAGGAACAG GTGGTGGATTACTTGACTCAGTACTCGGGGATAAAGCCAGGAGACCTAGATGCCAAGATTTCCTCTAAGCACCTGACAACTCTCAAGTCTACCTACTTAAAGCTTCGTTTTCTTATAGACATTGGAGTCAAGTTTGTGGGTCACGGTCTACAGAAGGACTTCCGGGTCATCAACCTCATG GTGCCCAAGGACCAAGTCCTTGACACTGTCTATCTCTTTCATATGCCCCGAAAACGAATGATTTCCCTGAGATTCCTTGCTTGGTACTTTTTAG ACTTGAAGATTCAAGGGGAAACCCATGACAGTATTGAGGATGCCCGCACAGCCCTTCAGCTCTACCGAAAATATCTGGAGCTAAGCAAAAATGGCACTGAGCCTGAGTCCTTCCACAAAGTGCTCAAGGGTCTTTATGAGAAGGGCCGGAAGATGGACTGGAAAGTGCCTGAACCTGAGGGCCAGACAAGTCCCAAGA ATGCAGCTGTCTTCTCTTCAGTGTTGGCGCTTTGA